The segment AGAGAGGGTCAATGTGGGCTGCAGGTTCTCCCTACCTCCCACCAACTCTGGTCACACCTCCACACCTGCCATGTCTGCGGGCTGTGATCACAGCATGCTGCATATGCCCATCTGGACAGCACAGGTGGCAATGCACATGGCGTGGCCGTTTAAGAACAGGCTGAGTGATTCGGGGCCAGCGATTAGCCTTCTCTGGAGATCCTCGGGCAAGGATTACCAAGGAGAACTTTTCTTCCTTCGGCTTCTTGTTCTAAGACAAAGATACAGAGATGGCTTGCGGGaaaagatgagggaaaaaaatttcTTCCAACCTCATTCCTGTGACTCTTCTCATTTTCTATAAGTCATATACATTCAGACCCTAAAATCTCTAAGCATTCTCTGGAATTTCCCAAATCCTCCCATCTCTGAATCTTTTTCACTATGCTTTCCCAGGCTATTTTCTCCCTACCACAGTATTCTCAGAGTACATACCCAGCTGAAGGGGATGGGATAGTAGGCCTGGGAAAAGCTACAGGCCAGGGGCTTAGAGGCTGTCAACTGGGGACACGGAAGTTCATGGGGACACTGTGAACACAAAGACATGAGGTAAGACAAAAGAACCACAATCATGAAACCTAGAAACTATGAGTAATAGAGTTAAGAAGGGCTAGGGATAAGGGAGCACAGAGCAGACGAAAGGGCAAGCCAGGGGAATCACTAAGGAGGAATCAAGAGTAGAGGATGGTGGTTAGCTCTCTTTTCCTGAGTTCAGATCTTTGCTTGCTGGGAAAGGCAGAAGTAATACTCACTGGGGCAAAGACAAAACCAGGTCGAGGATCCAAAGGTGacttttcttttccctgaaatcaaaggaaatgaaaaaaaattttaggctGGGCTGAGGGGTCTGTTCTAACTCAATCTCTGCACTCAATAAATTGGGCACTCCTCTAACATTCAATTATGGTAATTATTAACTATGTTCTTTGAATTAAGCTGGCTGTTTTCTCTAATACTCCAAACAAAGAACTTTCTCTTTGCAGCAAGAGAAAGGCAGAAACTTGGCACATAGTATGGTGCTCTCCCTTGTCAGTAACCttcactctcaaaaaaaaaaatcccatttcaaGACAATGAAATTTGCGATTATACACTGGTTCATATGGTCCTAAACAGATAAGGTTCTTGGCTCAGAAGTGCCCTGGATCAGaggctggcaaaaaaaaaaaaatttaaggtccAGAGACTAGGCAAAATCTGTTTCCTACTGCTATCTGTATGGTGAAAATAGCCACAGGCAACAGACGTATAGCCACAGACACATGGTTATAGATGCACAAATAAGCACTGCTCATATAAAAACAGGTGGCAGGCTGGATCTGATCCATAGGCTGGAGTTTGCCAACTACTACCCTATATCATGACTTCATGTGCCTACTATCTCCAGAGTCATCCTTATTACTATATGCGAGTCCCTTCAGTTTTCAAGGGAGTGCCAAGAACTGGTGAGAATAAGTAGGGAAAGGAGGGTAAggtgaaagaaggagaaagaaccTTACATTAAGGACCAGGTCCCTGGCGTCCATGAGAAGGGAGTGCCCAGCTTTTGTTCCATTCTCTATCAATACCTGATTATAAAAGGGGAAGTAAGAAGCCTTGAATTACATGAAAACATAAATGTCAGTAGCTCTGGAAGAGCATTCCCAAATAGAATAGGGATTCTAAATGAAACGGGTATTACGTATATGATGTAGGTGGAGACCTGAAAAGAAGGACAAAGGGATCTATGTAGGAtgaaaatgcttaaaaatgaAGACAAGCTCCAATGGGGACAAGGAAAGGCATGAAACAAACCCATGAAGCTGCTTAAAAACTTGAAGGGATAAAGGGGCTTCCACTTACCAGAAAATGACCTGTCTTGCGCCACAAGGTCTGGACTACGTCAGTGCGGTCGGCCTTGCTGGGCAGCTCACTGAGAGAAAAGGCTGCTACCACCACATCGAATTGTACCTGGTGCACAAGACGAGGAAAACGACCGACCTGACATCTCCCTCTTTTAAAGAGTACAACAAAGGTCTATCCCACTaaatttcttctgctttcttttactttctaacAGAATGCTAGGTTGTAAAGCCAGGGCCAGTTTTCCATCTGCATACTCCACATCTGGCATACTTTAAACACCGCCACTTGCCTTGGGTGATACAGGTAGAAACTGTCTGAAAAAGACACCCGGAACACAAGGCATCCCAGATCCTGAACCACCTGTGGAGGAAAGTAGAGATGTGGCAACTGTGAGTGTGGGTAGAAACTGAAGGGACAAAATGCTAGCTGAGGAGGAGATGCAACAGAGTAGACAACTATGAAAAAAAAGGGCAGGGGGAATATTGGGTCATTTGTCCTGTTATTCTTACCCTACCCATCCACAGTCCAACAGAGGCCCCCAGCATCTTTAACAGGGTCATTGCATCAGACACATCTTTAACTTTCAGGCCTCTCCTCTACTCCCCAATAAAATACCCTTTCTGGTACTCCTTTGCTTTGCAAACGCCTTCAACTTTGGAAAAGCCCTTCCTTACATTTTGTCCTCACCTTTCAGCAGCTTTTCTGCCAATTCCAACATGGCAGCTGAGCTGTCCACACACATATACTCCCGTAGGCTCTGGCCCCAAGTACTATGAGCAGCCCTAAAGTGGCAAAAAATAAATCATCACGTTCTCATGACAAAGTTATCCCTACAAGAGACCCCTCTGTCCCTAACCCAACCTTGGGGAAACAGAGTGCTATGTTAAAATAGTTAGAAAAACTAGCAATCTTATTTTCTTGTTTCATCTACAACTCTTTAGAAGACTCAAAAActacatgaacacacacacaaaaatcttgATGATACGTAAATCCCTGTCCGAGATcaaattcctttccttttttatccTTCTTAATGTGGGTTTTTTCACTTGACATTTAAGTTCTGACCCTAATTTATATACCTTCTCATGCCTTGTCTAATCTGAGGGAAGAAACACATCAGTTCccaattttcctctttttcctttggttCTCCAATCTCTTGATATTGACGTGGTATAAGCTAGCTCTAGCTCTCTATAGAGTTGGAactgacagagacagagaaagatactCACCAGGTGACAGAGCCAGTACCTGAGCCAAAGTCCATCAAGGTTTGTGGCTGGAACTCTGGAAGGCGAGCTTGGATCTGAAGAAATATTCAATACCCCACAGTGGGGAAGACAGACATACATTTAGGGTCTTGGTAAACATGAATTAGGGGACCGCAACAGAGGAAATGAGACATGAATGTCTTTTAAGATTCAGTGTAGCTCTTAAGAACAGTGATTCTAAACCTTTTTTGGGTCAAAAATTCCTTTCAGACGATAAAGACAACCTCTCGAAAAAAATGCACATGTAATGTCCCAAGAATCTTGTCCCAGAAGATTACTTTATGAAGAAGGGAACTGATAGTAAAAAGTTTCTGGTTGGAAGTTGAGGGAATTTCACCTCATGGAAAGCTCTGGAGACTGCTGCAAAGCCACCATCCAATCTTGCTGCCATATACACCAGGCTCAGTCCCTCACTGTAGCTGCCAGAAAAATCAGACATACCACTGGGAATTAACCTCTATCCTGCAGCTACCCTCCAGACTTTTAGGAAATGAAATCTTTGCAAAGGAAGAGTCCAGCTCAACCCTTTCACTGATCAACACAGAAACGTCTTAGGGAGGCTTACAAACCAGATTACTTTTTCAAACACTAAAGGGTGTAATTGTATTTCCCCAACTCTCCTTCTCAAAAGCCAAACTTTTCCTTCTCCTGCAGCCCTTTTAGTCTCCCTTACCTCAGTTCTTGCCAATGATAGGTAGTTCTGCGCAAGGCATGCAGGATTTCTTCATgatgtttctctgtctgacatgaGTCTGGGGTAAGAACAAGGACTGGAAGTAAGGACCTAGGAAGAACAGGGCTCAGATACAATATCTGAATTTACTGCCTGCCATTCCCCACCAGTTCCCACATGGAAAATGCTTAAGAGAGAAGCGAAACTAGAGAAGAGTTTCAGGTAAGAATAAtaatgaccaccaccaccaccatagtatATCAGATAATATATTGCCTCTAACAGCAGTTCTTTCAATTCAACCAACTCTATCTCACAGGTTTTGTTCTGTATTAAAAGCAAgtgtaataaaaagttaaaggatAGGATAAAGACAGTACTTTGTAGATTTCTTCAATTCCCCCAAATTTAATAATGTGATGTCTCCAAAGTTCCTATAGGAAGGAAAGGGGCTTGAAAAACTTGTCTTAcaattgtgttcagttcagtactGTTTTACCTACGGAGTGCCTACTATGAACCAGGTACTACAAGAAGTTCAGGGAATACAAGATGAACAAAAGGCAGGCCTCTTAATAGGAAGGAATTCACAATCATGAAAATAACTTGACAAACGAATTCTCCTTTCCCTGTAGTACTGGAGAGGGACTTTATTTTACCTGAACAAAAACTTAGACGGTCTTAATCCAGTggacttgaggaaaaaaaaaagatctaaatttCAACAGTAGACTGAAGCACTCATTGACCTTTACTAAAGCCCTGAATTTAGTAGGCAATCTCTGAAATTACCTATCTTCTTTTAGAAAGGCAACATTATGAATAACTACTCTGGTTAGAAAGTCAAATAAGAAACTGCAGTATTTATTTAAGAGGCTGCAGAATTATTACTCGCTCTtcatttctctctgctctttctatttggcttactctttatttttaagacCCACCTGCGTTTTCCAGGATTTTTTTCTCAAGAAGAACTGCCCGTCTTTGTAGCTCCTCTGGCTCTACAGGTAAATGCCGGCTCCAGAGATAATTGGTTAGGGCTTGCACCTGCTTCTCCATATTGGGCATCGCGCTCCCTATGGACCAAAGATGCAAAGAGGAATCACTTGTACGCAGGGCCCAATCTCCGCTTCTTGAGCTTCCATTTCCCACCTTTACTCACCTAGCAGCAGTAACTGCGCGGCTTCGGCCAATGCTTGCGGCAGCCGCACGCATGACAGCTGCAGGATTCCAGGGTGCCGGCGATGGGGCCTCTTCCCCAGGAAATCGGACTTGTTATCCACGTGGGATACGCCGGGCACGAGGGCAGCAAGCGcctgcagaaaaagaaaagctaatggCGGGGCACAGAGGATGGCTGCGGGCACTGGCTAAAGGAGGAACTGCCGAAAGCGCACCTCCTCGGAGAGGAGCTGTTCTTGAGATCCACAGCCTCTTTTGAAAGCAGGGAAAATAGGTACTCACTCGGAACTGGGGAGCTATTCCAAAACTGCGGCGCCATCTGCCTATTGTCAGCAGATACCGCGACCCTCTCCCGGTCGCCATGGAGCCAGCGGTGAACCGGAACCGGAAATTTAGGTGCGGAGTCTGTCACTCTCACTAGCTGCAGCGAACATCCTGCGCGAACATTGGCGCCGCGCAGCAACAGCCAATGCGGAGAACGAGTGCTTGCTAGTAGCCAATAAACAATCGATCTGTATATCGCCTTGGAGGCCGTTTGTGCACCTCAATTCCAGCGTAGCCAGCCGGAAGCTAGGTGACTTCCACGCTGCGTTGTGATTTGTCTCCGCCTCCAGAAATCGGAGGGGCGGGGTTAGATAGGTATGGGCTGGCCCTATGCTGGATTCCCCAGAAACGCGTCACAGGAAGGCAAAGAATTTGTGTTTGTATTAACTACCAGTGTTCTTTGTTTAACCTTCTGGAGAACACTGAATTCTTGGAGTTTTTACCTCCCGTGTGGAATGGAGAGACTGCAGTAATGGGAAGATGAACAAGGAAAGCCAGATTTAGGAGACGAAATTGATGGAATAATAGATAATAATGTTTCTTACTTGTTAGTTTCTCTTAATATTAAACCAGTACTTTTAAACCAGGTAAATAGCTACCATGAGAACCTTATGTGACAGGTAGTGTGGCAGGTATAAATAAGGTATGGTACTACCTTATTTAGTCCCCATACTTCTAAAGGATAGATTTTGCAcccaaggaaagtgaaagttCAGGTGGCT is part of the Bos indicus x Bos taurus breed Angus x Brahman F1 hybrid chromosome 10, Bos_hybrid_MaternalHap_v2.0, whole genome shotgun sequence genome and harbors:
- the METTL17 gene encoding methyltransferase-like protein 17, mitochondrial, whose protein sequence is MATGRGSRYLLTIGRWRRSFGIAPQFRALAALVPGVSHVDNKSDFLGKRPHRRHPGILQLSCVRLPQALAEAAQLLLLGSAMPNMEKQVQALTNYLWSRHLPVEPEELQRRAVLLEKKILENADSCQTEKHHEEILHALRRTTYHWQELSYSEGLSLVYMAARLDGGFAAVSRAFHEIQARLPEFQPQTLMDFGSGTGSVTWAAHSTWGQSLREYMCVDSSAAMLELAEKLLKGGSGSGMPCVPGVFFRQFLPVSPKVQFDVVVAAFSLSELPSKADRTDVVQTLWRKTGHFLVLIENGTKAGHSLLMDARDLVLNGKEKSPLDPRPGFVFAPCPHELPCPQLTASKPLACSFSQAYYPIPFSWNKKPKEEKFSLVILARGSPEKANRWPRITQPVLKRPRHVHCHLCCPDGHMQHAVITARRHGRDLYRCARVSSWGDLLPVITPLELPPSAQDAQDAPES